Below is a genomic region from Sorghum bicolor cultivar BTx623 chromosome 9, Sorghum_bicolor_NCBIv3, whole genome shotgun sequence.
catattaaatcataaaaaatcataaaatggaaaatctaattttattggacttcacataagtagatctacacatgaacatataatatagtatgctttagtataaaatTTTGCTATAGATTTTGTTCTTttattttctgtaattaattagaataattcataactgTTGTTTCTATAGTCTAATCGTGGTAAATTTTACTGCGGCCTAATTATTATATGCTTCAACTGTAGTAAAAAATTCATACTCATTTGGATCATGCATAACTTAGTTATAAAATTATTTAGCGTTAATGCTTGTTAAATCTAATTAAATCTAGAACTAAGTTATATATTattcaatgagtatgaaattttactACAGTTCAGGTATATAATAATTatgccaccataaaaattttacaacaAATGAACCATAATAAATGTAGTTATGAATTTTtccaattaattatagaaaaatagaTAAAAAATCTACAACAAAGACTTTATACTAAAGGATACCATatatatgttcactatgtagatctattcatatagagtccaacaaaattagatgtttccattttatgatttcttttgtgatttactattttttaaaaatcagccaaaataaataaaaaatataaaactgACTTTAAAACCACTTATAATCTGTACAGTGAGGTAAAATGCATGATTCCAAAAGTTGAGGAAGGTGGTTTGACTGATTTTGGAGTTTACCGAGAAAAAACAGACTGCTAAGGCTAGAAAACTGGACTTTTTTTCCATGAAATAAATATCTGTCTCGATATACAATGGCCTAGCAGACTGGCCTTTAAACCCAAAGCCGGCCCAGTCAGAACATCGGACCTTGACCTTACACGGCGGACGGCGCCGGTCCGAGCCGGCCCATGTACCTCAGTCCTCAGATCCCCGCTGGAGCACTACTCGCGCACGCCGGACGTCGTCGCCGAAAGCGGTCGCGTGCAATTATCGCACGACACCGTGTTACTTTACTGCCCTCCCACCTGCGCCGCCGTTGCTTCAACTCGACTCCAGCACCCCTTCGTCTCGTCTCCGCATCGCCGCTTTCGCTCCCGGTGACCCGGACCCGCCGGAGAAGCCGCCATGGACGAGGAGTACGACGTGATCGTCCTGGGCACGGGGCTCAAGGAGTGCATCCTCAGCGGCCTCCTCTCCGTCGACGGCCTCAAGGTGAGCGCGCACTGAGCGCCGACCACTCGCCTCCTCCCGGTAACGACACCTCGGACCTCTCACTCCGGCGGTCCCCGAGTCCGATCCGccactctcccccccccccccccccccccccccccgcgtacCCGGACGCCGCTCGGGGCCTGCGCATCGCATGGTGCGTCGTGGTAGTAGATCAGGCGGTGCTGCTCTGGCCCCTGTTTGATCCGGGGCTGGTGCGCTCGGGTGGGTGCTTGTCTAAGCTATCTGCGCATCTGGATCCTGGCATTGGTCCGGGGAGTTAGCCAGTTGATGCAGACCATCGTGAAATCCCTGCGAATGTTGCCACAGTTTCTTCAATTCTGTAGACTGGAAAGATCAGGGCAAGCTTTTAGATTCTTAAATGTGGAGACAAATTGACAAACTAGTAACAAGTATCTAGATTCGAGGGAGATTCATTGCTTTGAATTCTGATCTACAGTAACTGATTTGTTTCTGTGACTTAGAAATGTTGTTCCCATCCTGTAAGGCGATAGATGGCATCTATTCTCTGATATTTGTGCAGTGAGACAGGGGTAGTTGAAAGGAGCTTAAGTTTATTAGTCACCTTACTGCTTTAACTTGGCGAATGGTGGATTCCATTTTCAATGGATTCTGAAGAGCTTTCTGTGATGCCTTTGCAGGTTCTACACATGGATAGAAATGACTACTATGGAGGAGATTCCACCTCCCTAAACCTGAACCAGGCAAGAACctataaatctatgtttttctgttcTTTTTGAAACTGAAACATGTACCGAGTATCAGTTAGTTTGTATAGTTAATGACTGATGAAGTACTCTCTTATTTTCCATTGTACCCCCTTCAATCACCCTTATCTTTTTTTTGTGAACAGCTCTGGAAGAGGTTTAGAGGGGAAGACAAGCCACCGGCACATCTAGGTGCAAGCAGAGATTACAATGTAGACATGGTTCCAAAGGTGTGTAACCCCCCATGGACTGTAGCTATCTATGTGCTTATTATTTCTTGCCATAGCCGTCATACATGACAAATATATTAACTAAAAAACATATATTTTCTTATTTCTTGCGCACTAACTAGTTCCTTAATTGTTTTATATATTCATTACAATACCATATACATCCTTTGCGCTGCTTAGTCTCGTACTGACTGGAACCCTCTGGTCCAGATACCGTTTCATGTCAATGTATTTATTGTTGTTAAAGAACAATAGCTTTATTTAGAATTCAGTCCATGAAATGCTTGAAACCTACAATCAATATATATGCTTATGTTAATTTCTTGATGATAAAGTATGTCTATATCAAACTCTCTTTCTCTTTGACAAGTTTATGATGGCAAACGGTACTTTGGTCCGTACTCTCATTCACACTGATGTGACAAAATATTTGTCATTCAAAGCTGTTGATGGAAGCTATGTCTTCAGCAAAGGGAAGGTAATGTTTTGAGTTTACACTCATCCATCCTAGTTCTATCTTGTAAGTTCAGCTTTTGCTGAGTTTCTCACAAGTGGTTTCTAAAATCATGTTGCCTTATTTCATTTTCATCAGATTCACAAGGTTCCTGCCACCGACATGGAGGCTCTAAAATCTCCTTTGATGGGTCTATTTGAGAAGCGTAGAGCAAGGAACTTTTTTGTTTATGTCCAAAATTACAATGAAGCTGATCCAGTGACACATCAGGGGTTGGACCTCACAAGGATTACAACTAGAGAATTGATCTCGTGAGTGTCTTGACCATCCTGGCATCGTACTACATGATGTCATTGTTGTTCCTTGTTGACATGTTATTATGTGTTGTATGATTCTTGTATCACTCCGCCTCATGTTGCTGCATGGACCTTATATGATTTTTCACCTACTTTGTCCTCTTTCTGCTTTCATACAGTATGATGATATTTTGTGCAACAATAATGTACACAAGTTAATTGTTGTAGTGTTATATTGATGAACAGCTAAACAAAACTGCTATAACTGTTCAACTTCTAAATGCTACACTTTTTCTTAGAATTTTAAAGAGGATGTATAACACTTGGCATGTCCTCCTCCTGCTGTCCTGCATTATAAGTAACCTTATTTGTCATTTTGTTTTCAGGAAACATGGATTGAGTGATGACACTGTAGATTTTATTGGCCACGCGCTCGCTCTGCACAGGGATGATCGTTACCTAAATGAACCAGCCCTTGATACTGTAAAAAGGATGAAGGTATGTTTTGAGTGAAGATTTGTTAAACTATTGTTCCTTTTTCATATTTACTGTAATTTTGTCAAATCTACTTCCTGGCATATGTATCCTTTTATTATATTCCTGATTTCAAGTATTCTTGGATGGGAACATGATAATATTTCATTGGCTGTCTTCTCTTAGCTTTATGCTGAGTCTCTTGCACGTTTTCAAGGAGGCTCGCCTTATATTTATCCATTATATGGGTTGGGTGAGCTGCCACAGGTCAGTTGTTTCTCAGTTCCTTGCACCCACTTTAGTCAGTAGTCACTTTTATTGCACTTTGATGCTTATAAGAAGCTTCCATGCTAATGTGATGTCTTATGGTTCAGGCTTTTGCACGTCTAAGTGCTGTTTATGGTGGTACATATATGTTAAATAAACCAGAGTGCAAGGTAGTGGCTTGACCTTTTTTACTCCTAATTATCATAGTCTGCAAAAGCAGCTTATCAAATATGCTCTTTTCTGATTTCACTATATAATACATTTGCAGGTTGAATTCGATATGGAAGGGAAAGTGTGTGGTGTTACTTCAGAAGGTGAAACGGCTAAATGCAAAAAAGTTGTCTGTGATCCTTCTTACTTGCCTAGCAAGGTAAATGCCACTGCCCATATAAAATTGAAGTACTTTGTTTATGTGTAGAAGGAATTCACTGAAACCTTGATATATGTCAACCAAATTTACTGGAATTTTAAACCTTCCTGCTACAATACCTCTGCCGGCTGCTTTCCTATATGGTGCTCTCCTGCTTTGGGGTTCACTTCGTGTTTGTGAATAGGTAAGGAAGATTGGAAAAGTTGCACGTGCAATCGCTATTATGAGCCACCCAATTCCAAACACAAATGAGTCCCACTCGATTCAGATTATTTTGCCACAGAAGCAACTTGGGCGCAAGTCAGACATGTGGGTCTCTTACtcatatttcaaatagttttcaTTGTCTGAGTGCCTTAATTCAGTTTGCATTGTTTGGTTGTGACATGCATTCTgaaaatgtttcttaggtatgtGTTCTGTTGCTCATATACACATAATGTTGCTCCAAAAGGGAAGTTCATTGCATTTGTGTCTGCGGAAGCTGAGACCAATAATCCGCAGTCCGAACTAAAGCCTGGAATTGATCTACTTGGTCAAGTAGATGAACTGTTTTTTGATATGTATGACAGATACGAACCTGTCAATGAACCATCTCTTGATAATTGCTTTGTTTCAACGGTAAGTTCAGCATTCTGTAATAACAAAGTGATTACAAGTCTCAGATATTTTAGATGTTTATGGAAGTTTTCTTCTTTGCAGAGTTATGATGCTACTACACACTTTGAGACAACTGTGACAGATGTTCTTAGTATGTACACAGCGATTACTGGAAAGGTAAGTTTCATGTCATATCTCTTTTTACTTATTTTTTGTGGTCAGCAAAGCAGATGTATCAAATATTAATTTCTTCAATGTTGTATTGCGCCTGAGGGTTCAAATCCTACTAGTGAATTTTGCTGTCTTTACACCTGAGTGGTCAATTGTTTGCTAACCTTCTGTCAGCAATAGATGATTTGCCTCAAAACAAAATTAATCCCTAACTAGGCATCTTTCTCTTTATTATTGGCAGTTTGACATTGCTAATTTATGTTTACTGGTCCAAAGATGGATTGCACATCTTTAACTCTCTGCATGTCCGTCTTGCAGACCGTTGATCTCAGTGTCGACCTGAGCGCTGCCAGCGCTGCTGAAGAATACTAGCTAGAGATTATCCTTATTAAACAATGTATTTCCTCAAGATATCATACTTTAAAGAACGGTGTAAGACAGGCCCTGCCTGGTGGCTTGCCAGGTTACCACAGTACTGTGCTGCAGGTGCAGCCGATTAAACGGACAGAAACAGCATATCACCGTATATCATTTATGTGGTGTTTAAACGGGCTGAAGACCGTCTCTGTGAACAGTGGATGCTGATAGATGATGGTGGTTCCTATGTTCCTTACGTGATTGATCGGATGGTTAACTTTAAACAGTGTTCATGTTTGCTAGAACCAGCTCGTTCTTGTCACTGATGTATCGTGATCACTTCTCAGATATGCATCAGCATTTCCGTTTCTTGCTCGCTGCTAAATGCCTCGGTAGTTGTTAATGGGAGAGGGGAGACCCAGAGCACCCTAGTTCCGCTTCATGAGTTCAAGATGATTTTGGGACGACTTGTATCGCAAAGATGTTGTGGGTCttttctaaaaataaaataaaataaaataaaggcACTCGAAGAAGCGTCTCATACCTATATATATCGAGAAGAATATAAAAGTACGTGAATTGACATTATGTCGCCTATAGGGTTAAATAGATGTTTTTGAAATTTAACAACAAACAATACTTTGCAACAGTTAGTATAGTGTGGAACTTTTGCGCAATGTTGTAAAACTTCTGCACACAATAGAATAACATGAAGTTCACTACGTCCATAGAGTTCAAACACAACCAAACTTGTATATGAGTTTGAGCATCTCTAACAATTTGCTATTTGTATTTgctatctttattttttttggcaaaacaaaaaaattgttgctccaacagtttggcaaagCACTTGCCAATTTTTACCAACTTGCCATCCTAACGGTGTCAGCGCGCAAATTTGCGCCGCGCAAACCACTACGCATCGCGCGCGCGGGCGCCGCTGTGCAAAGCTCGTCCTGTTGCTCTGTTggtttggtgcaaaagctgattcaAGCGCCGAGCTCGATGGGACTAAACCTACACAGTGCCACAGTGCCACCAACACGTATGTAGCCCTGCAGTGcctgattcacatcaatccCCATCCAATCGAttgtaaaaagaaaaaagaaaaaaatcccCATCCAATCCATCTCTGTACGCAATGCCACAAAAACAACAGCTACTTTTCTGTGCATGCAAAGCAGAGAAGACAGTCTGAGCAGTACATGCAATTGGGGAaagtataatatttttatttgaggCTAATGCAAACTGAATGAATCATAAATTCGAATAAAATATAAACTCATGTTCGTCTAATACAAATACGTTGGATCCAGGATATGGGCCTACTTTTTTAATTTTACCAAATCCAAATAGCAAATTATTGgagatataatttttttttcacttgCCATATGTTTTAGCCACTTGCCAAATCACAAAATTTAGCAAGTGATTtttggcaaactgttggagatgctcacaAAGTATGCATACACAACTGAGTAGATTCtgtgaaaaaaaatattataatcAAAAATATAAGAGGGAAATGATTTGTTTAAGTAAAGTTTGAGTCTATGTCTCGAAGTTTGTGCTTATGTCAAGTCCCTCTCAACCACTTTTCTATCCTCTCCTAGTTGATATTTTTCCTTTCGCTACTAGTTGATATTTTTCCTTCCGCAGCAAGATCGCAGTCTCCTAGACTTTTTTTTGGCTCACCATAAGCATAGAAGCTCATCAAGCGACGCCGTCTAGAAGGCTTCATTTCCAAGAGTATCGGGGAGTGTTTCATAAGGCTTATGATAACTCTCTCATCCACCAGAACATCAACATTCCCTACAAGAGACATGTgatggatatatatataagtacatCGACATCCAAAAACTAGTGTTAGAGTTCTAAAAGTGGTCGTTGGACTTGCATACTGTAGAACTTCCGCACCTACATGCAGAACCTACGTGTTGTGAAACTTCCGCAGCTATCCAAAGCAACATAGGTCACCACAAGAAAATGACATTACTTTTCACTCCAAACTCGATTCAAT
It encodes:
- the LOC110430319 gene encoding guanosine nucleotide diphosphate dissociation inhibitor 2-like — translated: MDEEYDVIVLGTGLKECILSGLLSVDGLKVLHMDRNDYYGGDSTSLNLNQLWKRFRGEDKPPAHLGASRDYNVDMVPKFMMANGTLVRTLIHTDVTKYLSFKAVDGSYVFSKGKIHKVPATDMEALKSPLMGLFEKRRARNFFVYVQNYNEADPVTHQGLDLTRITTRELISKHGLSDDTVDFIGHALALHRDDRYLNEPALDTVKRMKLYAESLARFQGGSPYIYPLYGLGELPQAFARLSAVYGGTYMLNKPECKVEFDMEGKVCGVTSEGETAKCKKVVCDPSYLPSKVRKIGKVARAIAIMSHPIPNTNESHSIQIILPQKQLGRKSDMYVFCCSYTHNVAPKGKFIAFVSAEAETNNPQSELKPGIDLLGQVDELFFDMYDRYEPVNEPSLDNCFVSTSYDATTHFETTVTDVLSMYTAITGKTVDLSVDLSAASAAEEY